AGCAGCCAGAAGCTGTTTTTATTTTCTTTATGTTAATTTAAATAAAAAGACAAAGAGGGTTTTTAATAAAATATTAATTTTGGTCAAAAATGCTATGTAATAACTGCTCGTCAGATAACAGCTTTCCTGCTCCCAAAATAACGGCATACGAGGCATCCGTTACAACTTTTACTGATACTTTCAATCTTGAACCTAAAAATTGTTCTATTCCCAAAACGCTCGCTGCTCCGCCTGTTAGGAAAATGCCGTTTTTATAAATATCTGCTGCAATTTCAGGCGGACAAACATTAATAATGGATTCTGCCGCATCTGCAATTTTATTATATAAAGGCGCAATCGCTTCTTTAATATCTTTTGCTGTTACTACGGTATAAGACGGGTTTTGGGTCTTTAAATTCATTCCGTTAACTTTGCTTTCAGCTAAATCATTGTCATATAATGAACCTATCTCTATCTTTAGCTTTTCGGCTGTAGTTTCTCCGATAATAAGACCGTATTTTTTCTTTATGTATTCAATAATTGCAGCGTCCATCATTATTCCGCCGGCAAAAACACTACAACCAGAAATTATGCCCGAATTACTCATAACGGCTATATCTGTCGTTCCCCCGCCTATATCTATTACAGCCACGCCCTTGGACGATTCTAGCGGCAGACCTATGCCTA
This DNA window, taken from Clostridia bacterium, encodes the following:
- a CDS encoding rod shape-determining protein — translated: MSKIQLALEMGSSYTSIYVEGLGVVLKEPSKVAFLENISERNIIEAGIKVKKMQGKTSDKTIIVSPINEGIIINTTAATAMLKAFLKKVLKGKFLLNVRAIVCVPCGLTRTQRKDYEDTCIKAGINEVILVESVIAAGLGIGLPLESSKGVAVIDIGGGTTDIAVMSNSGIISGCSVFAGGIMMDAAIIEYIKKKYGLIIGETTAEKLKIEIGSLYDNDLAESKVNGMNLKTQNPSYTVVTAKDIKEAIAPLYNKIADAAESIINVCPPEIAADIYKNGIFLTGGAASVLGIEQFLGSRLKVSVKVVTDASYAVILGAGKLLSDEQLLHSIFDQN